The proteins below come from a single Bactrocera dorsalis isolate Fly_Bdor chromosome 5, ASM2337382v1, whole genome shotgun sequence genomic window:
- the LOC105224828 gene encoding cuticle protein LPCP-23-like, giving the protein MFKLFAVCFLAVFAGAFGAAKPGLLAAPLAYSAPLAAAPVAAAYAAPVAAAYSAPLAYTAGYAGYVAPYASSYSAHSIAHSAAFPAAYAAAPVVAAPAPVVAAAPAVAVLKK; this is encoded by the exons ATGTTCAAACTG TTCGCTGTCTGCTTCTTGGCTGTCTTCGCTGGTGCCTTCGGCGCTGCTAAACCCGGTCTCTTGGCTGCTCCATTGGCTTACTCCGCTCCATTAGCCGCTGCCCCAGTTGCTGCTGCCTATGCCGCTCCAGTCGCCGCTGCTTACTCCGCACCCCTCGCCTACACCGCAGGATATGCTGGTTATGTCGCACCCTACGCCAGCAGCTACTCAGCTCACTCCATTGCCCACTCCGCCGCTTTCCCAGCTGCCTATGCCGCCGCTCCAGTAGTCGCCGCTCCAGCGCCAGTAGTTGCTGCTGCCCCAGCTGTTGCTGTATTGAAGAAATAG
- the LOC125778761 gene encoding pupal cuticle protein C1B-like: MFKLFAVCFLALFAVAFGAAKPGLLAAPLAYSAPLAAAPVAAAYAAPIAAAYSAPLAYTAGYAGYVAPYASSYSAHSIAHSAAFPAAYAAAPVVAAPAPVLAAAAPAVAVLKK; encoded by the exons ATGTTCAAGTTG TTCGCTGTCTGCTTCCTCGCACTCTTCGCTGTTGCTTTCGGTGCTGCTAAGCCCGGTCTCTTGGCTGCTCCATTGGCTTACTCTGCTCCTTTAGCCGCTGCTCCAGTTGCTGCTGCCTATGCCGCTCCAATCGCCGCTGCTTACTCCGCTCCCCTCGCTTACACTGCAGGATATGCTGGTTACGTCGCACCCTACGCTAGCAGCTACTCCGCTCACTCGATCGCCCACTCTGCCGCTTTCCCAGCTGCCTATGCCGCCGCTCCCGTGGTTGCTGCCCCAGCCCCAGTCCTTGCCGCTGCCGCCCCAGCTGTTGCTGTGCTCAAGAAGTAA
- the LOC125778762 gene encoding cuticle protein LPCP-23-like: MFKLFSVCFLALFAVAFGAAKPGLLAAPLAYSAPLAAAPVAAAYAAPVAAAYSAPLAYTAGYAGYVAPYASSYSAHSIAHSAAFPAAYAAAPVVAAPAPVLAAAPAVAVLKK, encoded by the exons atgttcaaattg TTCTCGGTCTGCTTCCTCGCCCTCTTCGCCGTTGCCTTCGGCGCTGCTAAGCCCGGTCTCTTGGCTGCTCCATTGGCATACTCCGCTCCATTAGCGGCCGCCCCAGTTGCTGCTGCCTATGCCGCTCCAGTCGCCGCTGCTTACTCCGCACCCCTCGCCTACACCGCAGGATATGCTGGTTACGTCGCACCTTACGCCAGCAGCTACTCCGCTCACTCGATTGCCCACTCCGCCGCTTTCCCAGCTGCCTATGCCGCCGCTCCAGTGGTTGCCGCGCCAGCGCCAGTCCTTGCTGCTGCCCCAGCTGTTGCTGTATTGAAGAAATAG
- the LOC105224829 gene encoding cuticle protein 16.5-like — protein sequence MFKLFAVCFLALFAVAFGAAKPGLLAAPLAYSAPLAAAPVAAAYAAPVAAAYSAPLAAAPVAAAYSAPLAYTAGYAGYVAPYASSYSAHSIAHSASPAAYAAAPVVAAPAPAVAVLRK from the exons ATGTTCAAATTG TTCGCTGTCTGCTTCCTCGCCCTCTTCGCTGTTGCCTTCGGTGCTGCTAAGCCCGGTCTGCTGGCTGCTCCTCTGGCTTACTCCGCTCCATTAGCCGCTGCTCCCGTTGCTGCTGCCTATGCTGCTCCAGTCGCCGCTGCTTACTCCGCTCCATTAGCCGCTGCTCCAGTTGCCGCTGCTTACTCTGCTCCCCTCGCCTACACCGCAGGATATGCTGGTTACGTCGCACCTTACGCCAGCAGCTACTCCGCTCACTCGATTGCCCACTCCGCTTCCCCAGCCGCCTATGCTGCCGCTCCAGTAGTTGCTGCCCCAGCGCCCGCGGTCGCTGTGTTACGCAAATAG